The Gossypium hirsutum isolate 1008001.06 chromosome D02, Gossypium_hirsutum_v2.1, whole genome shotgun sequence region GCTTCCATTAAAGTGTTTTTTATCCATTGTTATCTTCAGGATGAATTTCTTAAGCAATATTTTAAGGGAGGAAGGTGGATTTGAGTACAAAAAGGCCATTGTAGATTCAATTGTGATTCTAATCAGAGATATCCCTGAAGCAAAGGAGAGTGGATTGCTTCATTTGTGTGAGTTCATTGAAGATTGTGAATTCACATATCTTTCCACACAGGTAGTATTTTCATTTGTTATCTTGCATCAACTCTgtcatgttatttatttattttccatttttctccCATCTTTGAGTACGGTTAAGTTTATCTGAATTGTATTATAGATACTCCATTTCTTGGGGATTGAAGGCCCAAAAACATCTGATCCAAGCAAATATATACGCTACATTTACAACCGTGTGCATCTTGAGAATGCCACTGTCCGGGCTGGTGCAGTGAGCACCCTAGCAAAATTTGGCGCTATGGTTGATGGATTGAAGGTATGAAATGTTAATGATTCTCTTTCGTTTTTCTGAAGTAACCAAAACATTCAACTCATTTCTCACCTACTTAAGCTTGAAAATTTTGCACTCTCTTTTGCAGCCCCGCATATTTGTTCTCTTAAGGCGCTGTCTTTTTGACAATGATGATGAGGTCAGTTTATCATAAATAATGTCATTTTTGCTGGTTTGCatacttttctttttatgtgCACAGTTGTATTACTTGCTGATGCATGCATTATTGTCCCATCATTTTGTTATTTATGTTAGTTGCATTGTTAATCGGATTTTCTAGCAAGTCAAATGTGCTTTTCTTTTTACTCGTAAATAGGTTTTCTAAATCTGTTGCGTTGTAGGTTCGTGACAGGGCTACACTCTATCTTAATACACTTGGTGGTGATGGTGCAGTTGTTGAAACTGATGAAGGTGTAAAGGAGTTTCTCTTTGGTTCACTAGATGTCCCTCTGGTGAACTTGGAGAACAGTttgaaaaattatgtaagtttCTAAATTTCTCTTTTAACTTTTCTGCTTTTCAGGTCATAATCTGATGTGTTTAATTTGGGTGCAGGATCCGTCAGAGAAGGCATTTGACATTAATTCCGTGCCAAAGGATGTCAAGACTCAGCCACTTGCTGAGAAGAAAGCTACAAGTAAAAAACCAACCGGTCTTGGTGCTCCTCCCCCTGGCCCTCCATCAACTGTTGATGCTTACGAGAAGCTGCTTTCATCAATTCCCGAGTTCGCAAGCTTTGGCAAGCTCTTCAAGGTACTTCCATTGACTTTGCCTTGCATGTCCCTTTCATATAATTGCATATAATAATTTAGACGGTATTCCAATTTCGCCTCGTGTGACCTTTCCTTGTTTTTCGATTGGCCAGTCCTCTGCACCTGTGGAGTTGACAGAAGCAGAAACGGAATATGCAGTTAATGTTGTCAAACATATTTTTGACGGTCATGTTGTGTTTCAGTACAACTGCAGTAATACCATTCCAGAGCAATTATTGGAGAACGTAATGATCAAATTACATGAAGCCATcaataaatacttaaaaaaatctgGTAGACTATTTTGATAACTTTATCTGCCTGTTACTAGGTCACTGTTATTGTGGATGCTTCAGAGGCTGAGGAATTTGCTGAAGTAGATTCAAAGCCTTTAAGACAACTTCCATATGATTCACCCGGACAGACCTTTGTGGCATTTGAAAAGCCAGAGGGGGTCTCAGCTGTTGGAAAGTTTTCAAATATGCTGAGGTTCATCGTAAAAGAGGTACgctttcttctcttttttgctCCAAAGAATGTGTGGTTTTTTTACATTGCTGAACTATTTGAATGATAACTTGGTTCTCGATGGTAACAAATTTTGCAAAGACCGGACATCGTGTTTAAATTGATTCTGAATGATAACATGTTTTGGCATGAACTGGAGACATTTTAGGTGTTTTTCCTATCTCATGTTTGCAATGTTTCTGCTAGGTTGATCCAAGTACTGGCGAGGCTGAGGACGATGGAGTTGAGGACGAGTACCAACTGGAGGACCTTGAACTTGTTGCAGCCGATTACATGTTGAAGGTGGGTGTCTCTAATTTCAGGAATGCATGGGAAAGCATGGGTGTGGACTTTGAACACGTAGATGAATATGGCCTTGGCCCAAGGGATAGCCTAGCTGAAGCTGTAAATGCTGTCATTAATCTTCTCGGCATGCAACCCTGCGAGGTTCGTACCTGTTTtagtttttcatttgttttgctctATACTGTTGCTattgatataatattattatacatgCCTTGCGATGCAGGGCACAGAGGTTGTCCCTCCAAATTCAAGGTCACACACTTGCCTTCTATCTGGGGTATACATAGGCAATGTGAAAGTGCTTGTGCGGTTGCAATTCGGACTTGACGGTCCGAAGGATGTCGCCATGAAACTTGCTGTTAGATCCGAGGATGAAACTGTTAGTGACGCCATTCATGAGATCGTAGCTAGCGGTTAGTTTTTCATTTTTTGGGGGCTCTAATCTGGCCTCTAAGCTATTTTTTGGGGGTGGTTTTATACGAGTTCCAAAGGCGAATAATTGTGTAGAGAGAATTGCATGCAAACTTATTCCGGGATTTTCGTTTACATTTAAATGGTCTGTGTTAATGCTGCCAATAATGCCGTGTATCAGTCAGGCTCATAGgaatgattttttctttttacatttatttttgtCGGGATTCAAGTGTAGTGGATCAAAACTTtgcttcattttttattttattattaatcatgAATTTTGAGGTGCACTTTTTTTTCCTGTTCCTAATAAAACGTTTGGTAATCTGGTTACCGATTATCAatcaattttataaatattaggaTCCGGGGTGTAGACATGAATTATGAGTTATTTCTTatcattttcatataatgaaGTTTTCTTTTAAAGTCTTGTAGTCTTTTTGCTTAATTGTCAGTTTGTGACAACTTGTGTGTAAAAAACAAGGAATTATTAAAATTAAGGAAGATTATTCTCCTTTCCAATGACTAAATATTCTTTTcacaatttaaacataaaatatttatgtagtAGGTAGAAATTCAGTTGCCATTAACACTAAATTGATGAAATGACttgattaaaatatttagaaattaatGAACCAATTTGAAATTTAAGCGATAATTTAGacatttgattaaattaatttcataaatttttatatttttgtaaatttgctACTACAGTTAATTAGTCATTTTTTTATTGCTATCAAGTGATTGagtgagaattttttttattccaaccaatttaataaattttaaattgtgttGATAATTgatttgagttttgaaatataaaaggaaaaaaattaaattcttaaaaataaaaatacaaaggcTAAGTTGGTTTTAACCAATTATACTTCTCAATATAATCTCAACTTGATGCTGGTCCTGCTTAAGATGGTATGATTACACACAGcgtattagtttattaataagAACAATATTAGCAGATTTATAATTTAACACAAAAGTTACGTTATAGGAATGAAAACGGTCCAAAGAcaatttgggaaaaataaaatgaaaattttttttatcacaaatCACAATCAAGCAAAAGCTATATAAGAAAAATGCAAATGAACATCTCTGCCTAATACAAAGTTTTTTTTCCTTAATCTTTCTTTATGCACTAATCAAATTGGGTTTTCAACATGGAAGTTTACAAGCAACAGTGCGAAGCATTAAAATACATAGGAAATCTCCCACATTGGATAATGCCATGAAAGATTGCAGTTTGAAGAAATGGGGCACCAGCCGGAGATACCGTAACTTGTTTTTCTCGGTCTGATGAATCAGATCACCTTTCTATGCCCTCCAAATGCCCAAATCTGCCATTTTCAAAGATCGCTTTTGCATTTAGAAGAAATTCTGAATTTCCATTTTTCGTTTCATTACCGATTCCTAGTTGTTTCGGTATGCAGAGCCAGTTTTTCATTTCTAGTAGTAGCAAAtgcaagtatgataaaataaagaATGTAGACTAACCTTGAGGTTTGTATCCGAACTTCCTGTACATAAGGCACTACCGTCGGCTGATAAACCCAAACAGTTAATCCGTCCCTCGTGTGAGTTCTGGACAGATCCCAAGTTCAAAACGACCTAACATAAAAGACGAAGGTGATTAGAAAATCACTGCCTACTATGTGCCAAACCCGAGACAGCTATAAATAGTTTCAGCTAAAGTTTAATTACAAGTAGTTGAAACTTGAAAGAATgggataaaaaatgaaaaataaaaaagtttaggcTGCAAGGTTCCAAAGCTGACTACATTTGACACTTCATATATTGCATTTGCACAAACCGTATTCAACCCGAAGAGAGGGAAAGTCGACAAAACTCGGGTTCATTGAGTCCTATGCTTTTCAGCTTAAGTATTCATTAAACATCTATGTCAACGATGTGAGCATTATGCTGGTCTAAATCATCAAAAAGTCTAATGCTAAAGAAAAGCCTGCTAATCACCGATGGTGATGAGCAGGGAAAGAATACAATGAGAAAACATTATGCCTAAACCAATACACAATCCAAAACAAAACATCACATGGGGGAAAATAGGTTTACGAATGGATTAAAAATTCGTGTTTGGGAATCAAAGGGTTGGAAAGATGAAAGTAAGTCAAAAACGGGGGGTGGGGGATGGAGGATGGGTTATTATTACCTTTTCCAATAACGTGTCCCATACGTAGCAATCTCCATTTGAGTATCCGGCAAAGAGAAGTCTTCCAGAAATGGAGAATGCGATGGAGGTCACATGTGGAACCTCGTTATCGCCGTGTTGCTGATAGTATACTTGTAATTGGTGACCAGTTCTAATGTCAAACAACCTACAAGTTCCATCATCCGATCCAGTTCCAAACCTATTGCCATCTGGAAAGAACTTCACAGTGTTTACATCGCCCTCGTGACCATGAAATGTACGAACTGCTCGACTTGCAACACGAGTATCCCACAATCGGGCAGTTGCATCACATGAACCGGAGACAAACATTCTTGAGTTCGATCCATTAATTGAGACACTGAAAGAATGAACATAAAAGAAGACTTATTATCTTTCATCAAAAGTTTTGATAAACACAAATATCACCGGACATAGGTTCCACCATACCAATAAAAGGAGAACAGATTGATCAGAAGCAACAGAAAGTCTGCTCAGGATTCCTCGAGCTTATTATCCACAGTAGTTAACAGAGTATGTGCATAAAACAAACATTATACTAAGGTTAAAATATACCAGAAGTCCCTCTAttctttgaaaatttgaaatttagcccctatacttttatttctaaaaatttagttctatttttcagattttaaaattcaggtctaACTGTTACGCTTAACACTATtaagattattttgttaaatttaggtttattgcagcgtatttttttagttacattgctatcgagtttttttttttaatttcaaaatgttataccaacaaatttaacagtgttaacaattggacttgaattttaaaatctgaaaagtagaggaaCTAAATTTCTGGGAAAAAAAGTACAAGAACTAAATCcaaaatttgt contains the following coding sequences:
- the LOC107908774 gene encoding coatomer subunit gamma isoform X1; translation: MAQPLVKKDDDRDDEVDYSPFLGIEKGAVLQEARVFNDPQLDPRRCSQVITKLLYLLNQGETFTKVEATEVFFAVTKLFQSRDMGLRRMVYVIIKELSPSADEVIIVTSSLMKDMTSKTDMYRANAIRVLCRITDGTLLTQIERYLKQAIVDKNPVVASAALVSGIHLLQTNREIVKRWSNEVQEAVQSRAALVQFHALALLHQIRQNDRLAVNKLVSSLTRGSVRSPLAQCLLIRYTSQVIQESTNDTQTGDRPFYDFLEGCLRHKAEMVIFEAARAITELNGVTSRELTPAITVLQLFLSSSKPVLRFAAVRTLNKVAMSHPTAVTNCNIDMESLISDQNRSIATLAITTLLKTGNESSVDRLMKQITNFMSDIADEFKIVVVDAIRSLCLKFPLKHRSLMNFLSNILREEGGFEYKKAIVDSIVILIRDIPEAKESGLLHLCEFIEDCEFTYLSTQILHFLGIEGPKTSDPSKYIRYIYNRVHLENATVRAGAVSTLAKFGAMVDGLKPRIFVLLRRCLFDNDDEVRDRATLYLNTLGGDGAVVETDEGVKEFLFGSLDVPLVNLENSLKNYDPSEKAFDINSVPKDVKTQPLAEKKATSKKPTGLGAPPPGPPSTVDAYEKLLSSIPEFASFGKLFKSSAPVELTEAETEYAVNVVKHIFDGHVVFQYNCSNTIPEQLLENVTVIVDASEAEEFAEVDSKPLRQLPYDSPGQTFVAFEKPEGVSAVGKFSNMLRFIVKEVDPSTGEAEDDGVEDEYQLEDLELVAADYMLKVGVSNFRNAWESMGVDFEHVDEYGLGPRDSLAEAVNAVINLLGMQPCEGTEVVPPNSRSHTCLLSGVYIGNVKVLVRLQFGLDGPKDVAMKLAVRSEDETVSDAIHEIVASG
- the LOC107908774 gene encoding coatomer subunit gamma isoform X2; this translates as MGLRRMVYVIIKELSPSADEVIIVTSSLMKDMTSKTDMYRANAIRVLCRITDGTLLTQIERYLKQAIVDKNPVVASAALVSGIHLLQTNREIVKRWSNEVQEAVQSRAALVQFHALALLHQIRQNDRLAVNKLVSSLTRGSVRSPLAQCLLIRYTSQVIQESTNDTQTGDRPFYDFLEGCLRHKAEMVIFEAARAITELNGVTSRELTPAITVLQLFLSSSKPVLRFAAVRTLNKVAMSHPTAVTNCNIDMESLISDQNRSIATLAITTLLKTGNESSVDRLMKQITNFMSDIADEFKIVVVDAIRSLCLKFPLKHRSLMNFLSNILREEGGFEYKKAIVDSIVILIRDIPEAKESGLLHLCEFIEDCEFTYLSTQILHFLGIEGPKTSDPSKYIRYIYNRVHLENATVRAGAVSTLAKFGAMVDGLKPRIFVLLRRCLFDNDDEVRDRATLYLNTLGGDGAVVETDEGVKEFLFGSLDVPLVNLENSLKNYDPSEKAFDINSVPKDVKTQPLAEKKATSKKPTGLGAPPPGPPSTVDAYEKLLSSIPEFASFGKLFKSSAPVELTEAETEYAVNVVKHIFDGHVVFQYNCSNTIPEQLLENVTVIVDASEAEEFAEVDSKPLRQLPYDSPGQTFVAFEKPEGVSAVGKFSNMLRFIVKEVDPSTGEAEDDGVEDEYQLEDLELVAADYMLKVGVSNFRNAWESMGVDFEHVDEYGLGPRDSLAEAVNAVINLLGMQPCEGTEVVPPNSRSHTCLLSGVYIGNVKVLVRLQFGLDGPKDVAMKLAVRSEDETVSDAIHEIVASG